From Sporosarcina sp. Te-1, the proteins below share one genomic window:
- a CDS encoding FixH family protein yields the protein MKKTSWLISVGMVLMLAACGSNKDNAAEQEASESEEILPIAVELTVPEKADVKESIVLETVVTQGDDLVDDANEVVYEIWEEGKKEDSHKIDSSNEGKGLYKAETSFDHDGKFHIQVHVTARDMHTMPEKVVTVGDGGEHTEGAGHEQGHEHGHAEGFSMHFMEPDSPAAGKNVELVTHLQMNNEAFEKAEVRYEIWREADEKHEWVDAKEGANGEYQASFTFKEAGTFTIVIHVMDENGLHEHEEHTVEVK from the coding sequence ATGAAAAAGACAAGTTGGTTAATTAGTGTGGGCATGGTATTGATGTTGGCCGCCTGCGGATCAAACAAAGATAATGCTGCTGAGCAAGAAGCATCAGAGAGTGAAGAAATCCTTCCAATTGCTGTGGAATTGACCGTCCCGGAAAAGGCGGATGTGAAAGAATCAATCGTGTTGGAAACAGTAGTGACTCAAGGTGATGACCTTGTGGATGATGCGAATGAAGTAGTCTATGAAATATGGGAGGAAGGGAAAAAAGAGGACTCCCATAAAATTGATTCATCCAATGAAGGGAAAGGCCTTTATAAAGCGGAAACATCCTTCGACCATGACGGCAAGTTTCATATCCAAGTCCATGTGACTGCACGCGACATGCATACGATGCCGGAGAAAGTTGTGACGGTCGGTGATGGTGGAGAACATACGGAAGGGGCAGGTCACGAGCAGGGACATGAGCATGGCCATGCCGAAGGATTCTCCATGCATTTCATGGAACCAGACTCGCCTGCAGCCGGCAAGAATGTCGAATTGGTGACACATCTCCAAATGAATAACGAAGCATTTGAGAAGGCTGAAGTCCGGTACGAAATTTGGAGAGAAGCGGATGAGAAGCATGAGTGGGTGGATGCCAAGGAAGGGGCAAATGGCGAATATCAGGCTTCCTTTACGTTTAAGGAAGCAGGAACGTTTACAATTGTTATTCATGTGATGGACGAAAATGGGTTGCATGAACATGAAGAACATACTGTTGAAGTAAAATAA
- a CDS encoding manganese efflux pump: MQLLSIILIGIAANLDNLGISLSYGLRYQRIPLVYNLVISFISMLFAYCSILAGNWISGYIPMTIANMIGGLVLIGLGSWFIWKPGNHSNGNSRRITTIHWKESIILGFILAINCLSIGFGAGFTGVPPLLASLSIGIFSLLSITIGVKLGHRIGYTWFGQQSDRIAGALLVLIGLYEIFI, encoded by the coding sequence ATGCAATTGCTTTCCATTATTCTCATTGGAATAGCAGCAAACTTGGATAATTTGGGCATCAGCCTGTCTTACGGATTACGCTATCAACGTATTCCACTTGTATATAATCTTGTCATCTCTTTCATCTCCATGCTTTTTGCGTACTGCTCCATTCTGGCAGGAAACTGGATTTCTGGATATATTCCTATGACGATCGCAAACATGATAGGCGGTCTAGTTTTGATCGGCCTGGGGAGCTGGTTTATATGGAAGCCGGGAAATCACTCGAACGGCAATTCACGTCGTATCACGACCATTCATTGGAAGGAATCCATCATTCTCGGTTTTATTTTGGCAATCAATTGTCTATCAATCGGATTTGGAGCCGGCTTTACAGGAGTCCCACCCTTATTGGCCTCTTTATCTATCGGGATTTTCTCTTTACTCTCCATCACGATTGGCGTAAAGCTCGGACATCGGATTGGCTATACATGGTTTGGCCAACAATCAGACCGGATTGCAGGTGCGCTCCTTGTCCTGATTGGCTTGTATGAGATTTTTATCTAA